One window from the genome of Bradyrhizobium xenonodulans encodes:
- a CDS encoding ABC transporter ATP-binding protein has product MTALLEVKNLTKAFVGLVAVNDVSFSLQAGRITALIGPNGAGKTTCFNLVAGALRPTAGQVVFEGRSLEREPPEAVCRMGIARTFQIVRPMKDMSVLENAMVGAFSWTTSVKEARDKAYESLENVGLAGKANARTDQLTLPDRKMLEMAKALSARPKLLLLDEVMAGLRPTEATGVVGVLHRLAEGGLTILLVEHVMRIVMEVASTVVVLHHGAKIAEGKPSEVVADPAVLESYLGAGFHA; this is encoded by the coding sequence ATGACCGCGCTGCTCGAAGTGAAGAACCTGACCAAAGCGTTCGTTGGATTGGTCGCGGTCAATGACGTCAGCTTCTCACTGCAGGCAGGCCGCATCACCGCCCTGATCGGACCGAACGGCGCCGGCAAAACCACCTGCTTCAATCTCGTCGCCGGGGCGCTGAGACCGACCGCCGGGCAGGTGGTGTTCGAGGGGCGCTCGCTCGAGCGCGAGCCGCCCGAAGCGGTGTGCCGCATGGGCATTGCGCGCACCTTCCAGATCGTCCGGCCGATGAAAGATATGTCGGTGCTCGAGAATGCCATGGTGGGCGCTTTCAGCTGGACGACGAGCGTCAAGGAGGCGCGGGACAAGGCGTATGAGTCGCTCGAAAATGTCGGGCTCGCTGGCAAGGCGAATGCCCGGACGGATCAGTTGACTTTACCCGATCGCAAGATGCTAGAGATGGCGAAGGCGCTCTCGGCTCGCCCCAAGCTGCTGCTGCTCGACGAAGTGATGGCGGGGCTGCGTCCGACCGAAGCGACCGGCGTCGTCGGCGTGCTGCACAGGCTCGCCGAGGGCGGATTGACGATCCTGCTGGTCGAGCACGTGATGCGGATCGTAATGGAGGTGGCGTCGACCGTGGTCGTGCTTCACCACGGCGCCAAGATCGCCGAGGGCAAGCCGTCAGAGGTGGTGGCGGATCCTGCGGTGCTGGAAAGTTATCTGGGAGCCGGTTTCCATGCCTGA
- a CDS encoding VOC family protein — MSSVKLKQVYLTANDPGRLAEFYEGLGLKVRFADPGKWIQFVSDAAAFCVAGPTESVSDQLQDAVLVFDVDDLEAAMERAAAMGAQVGAVRDMASHGRAVKVRDPGGNVIQFYQAAG, encoded by the coding sequence ATGTCGAGCGTGAAACTGAAGCAAGTCTATTTGACAGCGAACGATCCTGGACGCCTGGCCGAGTTCTACGAAGGCCTGGGTCTGAAGGTGCGCTTCGCTGATCCCGGCAAGTGGATCCAGTTCGTGAGCGATGCGGCTGCGTTCTGCGTCGCCGGACCGACGGAGTCGGTCTCGGACCAGCTGCAAGATGCCGTTCTTGTCTTCGATGTCGATGACCTCGAGGCCGCCATGGAGCGTGCCGCAGCGATGGGGGCGCAAGTCGGCGCGGTCCGGGACATGGCCAGTCACGGCCGTGCGGTGAAGGTGCGGGATCCGGGCGGCAACGTCATCCAGTTCTATCAAGCAGCCGGATAG
- a CDS encoding branched-chain amino acid ABC transporter permease yields MQRTSDQASDAKRWGAGALVFAALAVVGGMSNAYVISLLTIVLLFTFMGQSWNLMLGIGGQLSIGHALFVGIGAYAVAILNIKYGVTPWIGLLLGAVIAGSVGAVLAWLSFRFEVRGIYFALLTIAAAEFARIMFGGWDYVGGMQGLFYQAPSGAMDLRMLRGDARFYYFVALALAAIGVAGTELISRSYWGYVWRAMRDDDEAARALGVRTFRHKVLVVSISAATAAIGGGVLGLVQGAIFPDSIMGMAISVDVLIGPVVGGLGTAFGPLVGSMVAIPLHHAMGVLGDALGLPGLNSVAYGAVLILVVWFLPDGIWPSIVRLYGAIQLPARGRIPQLRKVGE; encoded by the coding sequence GTGCAAAGGACATCTGATCAAGCCAGCGACGCCAAGCGTTGGGGCGCCGGCGCGCTGGTCTTCGCCGCCCTGGCCGTGGTGGGTGGCATGTCCAATGCCTACGTCATCTCGCTTCTGACCATCGTCCTGTTGTTCACCTTCATGGGACAATCATGGAACCTGATGCTCGGGATCGGCGGGCAGCTATCCATCGGTCACGCGCTGTTCGTTGGAATCGGCGCGTATGCGGTGGCGATCCTGAACATCAAATACGGCGTCACCCCGTGGATCGGTCTGCTGCTGGGCGCGGTGATTGCGGGCTCCGTCGGCGCGGTGCTGGCGTGGCTGAGCTTCCGCTTCGAGGTCCGTGGCATCTATTTCGCGCTGCTCACGATCGCAGCCGCCGAATTCGCCCGGATCATGTTCGGCGGGTGGGACTATGTCGGCGGCATGCAGGGCCTGTTCTATCAGGCGCCGAGCGGCGCGATGGACCTCCGGATGCTGCGCGGTGACGCGCGGTTCTACTACTTCGTCGCGCTCGCGCTTGCGGCCATCGGCGTCGCGGGAACGGAGCTGATCTCGCGGTCCTATTGGGGCTATGTCTGGCGGGCGATGCGGGATGACGACGAGGCCGCCCGCGCGCTGGGGGTGCGGACGTTTCGCCACAAGGTGCTGGTGGTCTCGATATCGGCAGCGACGGCCGCGATCGGCGGCGGCGTGCTGGGCCTGGTGCAGGGCGCTATCTTTCCGGATTCCATCATGGGCATGGCGATCTCGGTCGACGTACTGATCGGCCCCGTGGTCGGCGGATTGGGCACTGCGTTCGGCCCGCTGGTCGGCTCGATGGTCGCAATCCCGCTGCATCACGCCATGGGGGTTCTCGGCGACGCCCTGGGACTCCCCGGACTGAACAGCGTCGCCTACGGGGCGGTGCTGATCCTGGTCGTGTGGTTTCTGCCCGACGGCATCTGGCCGTCGATCGTCCGGCTCTACGGGGCGATCCAGCTGCCGGCGCGCGGCCGGATCCCACAACTGCGGAAGGTCGGGGAATGA
- a CDS encoding ABC transporter ATP-binding protein produces MPDDALLEIDDLCVAYDGSNALNGVSLRIGKGELICVVGANGAGKTSLIRSIAGIVPSSRGSVRINGVEISRRPPWDICEMGIAQVAEGRQIFSALSVEDNLLIGGSLKRARHDLANALDSVYQLFGRLRERRDQLAGTLSGGEQQMLAIGRAIMSKPEIVMFDEPSIGLSPALTDVMFGVVKSLNEQGITVLLVEQNVAKSLALSSRGYVLENGSVVLHGSSRDLLENPDVQRAYLGL; encoded by the coding sequence ATGCCTGACGACGCGCTTCTCGAAATCGACGACCTGTGCGTGGCCTATGACGGCTCCAATGCGCTGAACGGCGTGTCGCTCCGCATCGGCAAGGGTGAATTGATCTGCGTGGTCGGCGCCAACGGCGCCGGCAAGACCTCTCTGATCCGATCAATCGCGGGGATCGTGCCGTCGTCGCGCGGTTCCGTCAGGATCAACGGAGTCGAAATCTCGCGGCGACCGCCGTGGGACATATGCGAAATGGGCATCGCTCAGGTCGCTGAGGGCCGCCAGATCTTCAGTGCGCTCTCCGTCGAGGACAATCTGCTGATCGGCGGCTCGCTGAAGCGGGCCAGGCACGACCTGGCAAATGCGCTTGATTCCGTCTATCAGCTGTTCGGGCGACTTCGCGAGCGCCGCGACCAGCTCGCCGGCACGCTCTCCGGCGGCGAGCAACAGATGCTAGCGATCGGTCGGGCGATCATGTCGAAGCCAGAAATCGTGATGTTCGACGAGCCGTCGATCGGACTGTCGCCGGCGCTGACCGATGTGATGTTCGGCGTCGTCAAATCCCTCAACGAGCAGGGCATCACGGTCCTTCTCGTCGAGCAGAATGTCGCCAAGTCGCTCGCGCTGAGCAGCCGCGGCTATGTGCTCGAGAACGGCTCCGTGGTGTTGCATGGATCTAGCCGCGATCTGCTCGAGAACCCCGATGTCCAGCGCGCCTATCTGGGATTGTGA
- a CDS encoding Lrp/AsnC family transcriptional regulator, with translation MSTTSLDRIDIKILNELQQNASLTNVELASRVNLSPSPCLARVRTLEKLGVIDRRIALLDPAVLGIGVTAFIQIKLEKQVQTSLENFTRSIDRLAQVMECYLMTGESDYMLRVMAADIEDLEDLIVNKLSRIPGVSSIRSNLALKRISHKTVLPIDANRPVTVKACANPSRPLERSLRPRFDPTGPLLSDAPIGLDTNRPSYSVERL, from the coding sequence ATGTCGACAACCTCTCTCGACAGAATAGATATCAAGATCCTCAACGAGCTCCAGCAGAATGCGAGCTTGACCAATGTCGAGCTCGCATCACGCGTCAATCTCTCGCCGTCGCCGTGTCTGGCACGCGTCAGAACACTCGAAAAACTCGGCGTGATCGATCGACGGATCGCCCTTCTCGATCCCGCCGTGCTCGGCATTGGTGTAACGGCTTTCATCCAGATCAAGCTGGAAAAGCAGGTCCAGACGTCCCTCGAGAATTTCACCCGATCCATCGACCGGCTGGCCCAGGTAATGGAATGCTATCTCATGACCGGTGAGAGCGACTACATGCTCCGCGTCATGGCGGCCGACATCGAAGATCTCGAAGATCTGATTGTCAACAAACTATCCCGCATTCCCGGCGTCAGCAGCATTCGATCAAATCTGGCCCTCAAGCGCATTTCGCACAAGACCGTGCTGCCGATCGACGCCAATCGGCCGGTCACCGTCAAGGCTTGCGCCAACCCCTCGCGCCCTCTGGAGCGCTCACTAAGACCCCGATTCGACCCAACTGGTCCTTTGCTGTCCGATGCGCCGATCGGGCTCGACACCAATCGTCCCAGCTACAGCGTGGAAAGACTATGA
- a CDS encoding branched-chain amino acid ABC transporter permease, protein MLSLWLNVIAGGVLIGLVYGLVALGLTIIFGVMRVVNFAHGEMVVFGIYIGYWTVRIWDVPIVLAAAIAAVVMFVFGFLLETLVVKRFVNRPHHYQFIVFIGLSLLFSGVLLMSFGPDPRPTASQLSFQTVSVGPLTLDWARIQAAATAGLLIAALGAYLKYSAFGRSLRGAANNRLGGLVVGLNIPRIYAVTFGIGTACAGVAGALISPLFDAQPYLAVDFTLLAFVTVIVGGLGSFGGALLGGLTIGVAEAIAALMFTPSMKTALPYALLIIILIFRPRGFFGAKDI, encoded by the coding sequence ATGCTGTCGCTCTGGCTCAATGTCATCGCCGGCGGGGTGCTCATCGGGCTGGTTTACGGGCTCGTCGCGCTCGGTCTCACGATCATCTTCGGCGTCATGCGCGTGGTCAATTTCGCTCATGGCGAGATGGTCGTGTTCGGGATCTACATCGGATACTGGACCGTTCGAATCTGGGACGTCCCGATCGTTTTAGCCGCCGCGATCGCCGCGGTCGTCATGTTCGTGTTCGGCTTTCTGCTGGAGACGCTCGTCGTGAAGCGGTTCGTCAATCGGCCGCATCACTATCAGTTCATCGTCTTCATCGGCCTCTCACTACTTTTCAGCGGCGTATTGCTGATGTCGTTCGGTCCGGATCCGCGGCCGACGGCGTCTCAGCTGTCCTTCCAGACCGTGAGCGTGGGACCGCTCACCTTGGATTGGGCCCGCATCCAGGCGGCCGCTACGGCCGGACTGCTGATCGCCGCACTGGGAGCCTATCTGAAGTACTCCGCATTCGGCCGATCGCTGCGGGGCGCCGCCAATAATCGACTGGGCGGACTGGTGGTCGGGCTGAACATCCCTCGGATCTATGCGGTGACCTTCGGCATCGGAACAGCCTGCGCTGGCGTCGCCGGCGCATTGATCTCGCCGTTGTTCGATGCGCAGCCCTATCTCGCCGTCGACTTCACGCTGCTGGCCTTCGTGACGGTGATCGTCGGCGGTCTCGGCAGCTTCGGCGGCGCTCTTCTGGGCGGCCTGACGATCGGGGTCGCCGAAGCGATCGCGGCCCTGATGTTCACGCCGTCGATGAAAACAGCACTCCCTTACGCGCTCCTGATCATCATCCTGATTTTCCGTCCGAGGGGGTTTTTCGGTGCAAAGGACATCTGA
- a CDS encoding enoyl-CoA hydratase/isomerase family protein encodes MNTATSLLIERDQDLVTITMNRPPANALNAQLIVELLEAIRRLADDENPPGIVLTGSGDRFFSAGGDIKEVVRIDVARPRIRFFHELLVAMENYPGPIVCAVRGYAVGGALEFLLHADYVVADAACKIGFPEINHGLLPVTKGMRRAVEKLGVRAAQELLYWGELVGAERAVAIGAVNEIVPTEEVASRARDVCGVLRQKDRKLFHAIKRSLNLTAQMSDQALEKMTVADLDAYVTAESSTNARARFLSKNSKG; translated from the coding sequence ATGAACACTGCTACTTCTCTCCTGATCGAGCGTGATCAAGACCTGGTCACGATCACGATGAACCGGCCGCCGGCCAATGCGCTGAATGCGCAACTCATCGTCGAGTTGCTGGAGGCGATCCGGCGCCTTGCCGACGACGAGAATCCGCCCGGCATCGTGCTCACCGGAAGCGGCGACCGCTTCTTCAGCGCAGGTGGCGACATCAAGGAAGTCGTCCGGATCGACGTCGCGAGGCCGCGCATCCGGTTCTTCCACGAACTCCTCGTGGCGATGGAGAACTATCCGGGCCCGATCGTCTGCGCCGTCCGCGGCTATGCAGTCGGAGGCGCCCTGGAGTTTCTGCTGCATGCGGACTATGTTGTGGCCGATGCGGCGTGCAAGATTGGATTTCCGGAAATCAACCATGGCCTGCTGCCGGTGACCAAAGGCATGCGCCGGGCCGTCGAGAAGCTCGGCGTGCGGGCGGCGCAAGAGCTGCTGTACTGGGGCGAGCTCGTCGGCGCGGAGCGCGCCGTGGCGATCGGCGCCGTGAACGAGATCGTCCCGACCGAGGAGGTCGCGTCCCGTGCGCGAGACGTGTGCGGCGTGTTGCGGCAGAAAGACCGCAAGCTGTTCCATGCCATCAAGCGATCGCTCAACCTCACTGCGCAAATGAGCGATCAGGCGCTCGAAAAAATGACCGTGGCCGACCTCGACGCCTATGTCACAGCCGAGAGCTCAACCAACGCGCGTGCGAGATTTTTGTCAAAGAACAGTAAGGGCTGA
- a CDS encoding creatininase family protein, which yields MTRGYPDQIYLEQMSHEEVAAALADGCTTVVIPLGAVEQHGPHLSLGMDADHADALAERIARSCGNTLVAPTIRVGCSSHHLPFAGTISLRPETLEAICVDYCTSLARHGFKRILIHSGHIGNFPVLKDMLGRLREAVPSDVEILAFFDSTKWIDTWRDAVREAGGDGSAVGGHADIAETSLMMVIRPDSVRPDRFEVGHLGGLSEADLELMWKNGIRSVSQNGVIGSPIGSSYAIGEACLAAVAELLIKTFDSEAGAASARR from the coding sequence ATGACGCGCGGATATCCCGATCAGATCTATCTGGAGCAAATGAGCCACGAGGAAGTCGCCGCGGCGCTGGCCGATGGGTGCACGACGGTGGTGATCCCGCTGGGGGCCGTCGAGCAGCATGGGCCGCATTTGTCTTTGGGCATGGATGCGGATCATGCCGATGCTCTAGCCGAGCGGATCGCGCGCAGCTGCGGCAACACGCTGGTGGCGCCCACCATCAGGGTCGGCTGCTCGTCTCACCATCTGCCATTCGCGGGTACGATCTCGCTACGGCCGGAGACACTGGAAGCGATTTGTGTCGATTATTGCACAAGCCTGGCGCGGCACGGCTTCAAGCGTATCCTGATTCACTCGGGTCACATCGGCAATTTTCCGGTCCTGAAGGACATGCTCGGTCGCTTGCGCGAGGCCGTCCCCTCGGATGTCGAGATCCTGGCGTTCTTCGACTCGACGAAATGGATCGACACGTGGCGCGATGCGGTGCGCGAAGCCGGAGGAGACGGGTCGGCCGTCGGCGGCCACGCCGACATCGCCGAGACGTCGCTGATGATGGTCATTCGGCCCGACAGCGTCAGACCGGACCGCTTCGAGGTGGGTCATCTTGGCGGCTTGTCGGAGGCTGATCTCGAACTGATGTGGAAGAACGGCATCCGATCGGTTTCGCAGAACGGCGTGATCGGAAGTCCGATCGGCTCGAGCTACGCCATCGGCGAAGCGTGCCTCGCGGCGGTCGCCGAGTTGCTGATCAAGACCTTCGATAGCGAGGCCGGAGCCGCCAGCGCCCGCCGTTGA
- a CDS encoding flavin reductase family protein, with translation MPSATPPLSETSPLDAAAFRAAMRSVPGTVSIVTTGRAPNRHGLTLTAGCSLSAAPPSVLVCVNRSAGAHDTILSSGSFCWNILGVEHRDLALKFSGQDGSKGDIRFGDGLWCDLKTGAPSLVGAVCSFDCRVVNAYSDSSHTIFTGEVVAQTTRAGCESLVYIDGCFAAPKAV, from the coding sequence ATGCCGTCCGCAACACCGCCGTTGTCCGAAACGAGCCCACTCGATGCCGCAGCATTCCGCGCTGCAATGCGCAGCGTGCCGGGCACCGTGTCGATCGTCACGACAGGCCGGGCGCCGAACCGCCATGGTCTGACACTGACGGCGGGCTGCTCACTGTCGGCGGCTCCGCCCAGCGTGCTGGTTTGCGTCAATCGATCTGCCGGTGCGCACGACACCATTCTCAGCAGTGGGTCGTTCTGCTGGAATATTCTAGGGGTCGAGCATCGCGATCTGGCGCTCAAGTTTTCCGGGCAGGACGGCAGCAAGGGCGATATCCGCTTCGGTGACGGTTTGTGGTGCGATCTCAAAACCGGAGCACCAAGTCTGGTCGGCGCGGTCTGCAGCTTCGATTGCCGCGTGGTGAATGCTTACAGCGACAGTAGTCACACCATTTTCACCGGAGAGGTGGTGGCTCAGACCACGAGGGCCGGATGTGAGTCGCTCGTCTACATCGACGGATGTTTCGCCGCGCCAAAGGCGGTCTGA